GTCATGGGTTGTTTTCCTCACTTTCTCAACAGGGTTATCCACAGGAACTGTGGAAAACCGGCATGGTCGTTCCAGGACCCCGATTTTCCCGCCGTTGGGACGGTCAAAATCACACCAACGAACAGGTACCGGCGTACTGTCTGGGATGTGAGTCTTCTCGCACCGGTTATGCACCGGCTTATCCACAGAAGCTGTGGGTAACTCAGGCAAATGAGTATGTTCCCAATCCTCCAGCGTCAATTGGTGCCGCGGTTTGAACAGCACCTCGCCGGCGTTGTTGTAGCCCATGTCCAGACGGCCATAGTGATCCAGTGTTTTGTCGATAAAGGCGCGCACCTGCTGGTGAAAAAGGGTGATCCCCACCTTGCCCTCCGGCAAAGCGGGGATAAATGGGGCCAATCGCATGGTATTTTTGACTCCGAGTCATTAATGCATGCTTGGCAAGGCGGTCTTCATGTCCCTGGAAACCATGGAAATCAGTGTCTTCGTCAGTGTCGTCAAACTGGGCAGTTTTGCCCGTGCCGCGCAGGAGCACGGCATGACCCCTTCCGGCGTCAGCCGCGTGGTATCCCGCCTGGAGGAGCGGTTGGCGGTGCGCCTGTTGCAGCGGTCCACCCGGCGGTTGTCGCTGACCGAATCCGGTGCCGTGTTGTTCCGGCGCGGCCAGCGTGTTCTGCAAGAACTGCAACAGACG
This sequence is a window from Alloalcanivorax dieselolei B5. Protein-coding genes within it:
- a CDS encoding short-chain dehydrogenase; the protein is MRLAPFIPALPEGKVGITLFHQQVRAFIDKTLDHYGRLDMGYNNAGEVLFKPRHQLTLEDWEHTHLPELPTASVDKPVHNRCEKTHIPDSTPVPVRWCDFDRPNGGKIGVLERPCRFSTVPVDNPVEKVRKTTHDSLIRGGCAI